From the genome of Triticum aestivum cultivar Chinese Spring chromosome 3B, IWGSC CS RefSeq v2.1, whole genome shotgun sequence, one region includes:
- the LOC123070332 gene encoding uncharacterized protein produces MPRQRRTETLPRGRGGKKLKAAGDLFIPTKPPSVYMVVGHDVTRPAYSVIKVNTFPDGGSGGDTPIPIPGHLARLEAKHCMSFVPVRSRHGSWIVGVGGNSPIDYGPETIVFDTSTHQVIPGPKLVSTKLRPILLPVGDKIYALTRQPAIKGGVNFVPWFEVLDLSQARVVSGRLVDCKWEQLPRPPCFPWELSPRQYIFPPVVRVKSYVAVSSYILVSMDGQAGTHIFNLKTEQWSKLDDNVLPFTGGAVPHGPLFLGFSSAAKKITAYSITVCAAVSPSPSITAGCPSLSIVEFPIVDEAEEEVVSRGKFVSLGNHGFCSFMCRNDDLMLGTLEHTQELITMRAYTTEDHHLSQDHPKSICHIVISNQVEQVYSIRDSLRGLTWPSLVDVISL; encoded by the coding sequence ATGCCGCGGCAGCGACGCACAGAGACACTTCCCCGCGGCCGCGGGGGCAAGAAGCTGAAGGCGGCCGGAGATTTATTTATTCCTACGAAGCCTCCGTCGGTGTACATGGTGGTAGGCCATGATGTCACTCGCCCTGCCTACTCCGTAATTAAGGTGAACACCTTCCCTgacggtggcagcggcggcgacACTCCGATACCTATTCCAGGACATCTCGCCCGCCTTGAGGCCAAACACTGCATGTCTTTCGTCCCCGTGCGGTCGAGGCACGGCTCGTGGATCGTCGGCGTCGGTGGCAATTCACCAATTGATTATGGCCCCGAGACCATCGTCTTCGACACCAGTACACACCAGGTGATCCCGGGACCGAAGCTTGTGTCGACTAAGCTCCGCCCGATCCTGCTACCGGTCGGCGACAAGATATATGCCTTGACACGTCAACCTGCCATTAAGGGGGGTGTTAATTTCGTGCCCTGGTTCGAGGTGCTCGATCTCTCCCAAGCTCGAGTGGTCAGTGGCCGTCTCGTGGACTGCAAATGGGAGCAACTACCCCGGCCGCCCTGCTTCCCCTGGGAACTCTCCCCAAGGCAGTACATCTTCCCACCGGTGGTCAGGGTTAAGTCTTATGTAGCTGTGAGCTCCTACATTCTGGTGTCGATGGATGGACAGGCAGGCACACATATCTTCAACTTGAAGACAGAGCAATGGTCGAAATTGGATGACAATGTTCTGCCATTCACTGGAGGCGCCGTACCACATGGCCCCCTCTTCCTTGGCTTTTCAAGCGCTGCCAAAAAGATCACTGCTTACAGCATCACAGTCTGTGCCGCGGTGTCACCAAGCCCAAGCATCACAGCAGGGTGCCCATCCTTATCAATTGTTGAGTTCCCGATAGTtgatgaggcagaggaggaggtcgTTAGCCGTGGCAAATTTGTTTCCCTTGGTAACCATGGCTTCTGTTCGTTTATGTGTCGCAACGATGACCTTATGCTAGGTACTCTTGAGCATACACAGGAACTTATCACCATGAGAGCATACACAACAGAGGACCACCACCTCTCACAAGACCACCCCAAGTCTATTTGTCACATAGTGATCTCCAATCAAGTGGAACAGGTTTACAGCATCCGCGATTCACTCCGGGGACTTACTTGGCCATCCCTGGTAGATGTGATATCCTTATGA